In the genome of Puntigrus tetrazona isolate hp1 chromosome 8, ASM1883169v1, whole genome shotgun sequence, the window GTCTTCATCTTCTCTGGTTTCACCCAGTATTGTCTAACAAGCAAAAAGCATCAATAAAATCAGGTTACCAcgttctgaaaatgtaaaacccTAATCTAATGGTTTCCTTCTGGTTTTCTTTGGTTTCCCAGGCTGGGACCTCAGTCTTCAAAATAAACAGATGGCCTGTATTGACTCTGAACAATGGATTGATGGTTTCTGAGCTCATTTCTGACATAATGCATTGATGCCATCGCTTTGTCTACGATATAAGCACTTCTTCACAACCATAAAGAACACATTAACAGAATTAAACCAGGTTGATGATATCAAGAAATACAGGTTGTGTCTCTCATAGCCTGGTGAGCTTTAGACAATTAGTGATACAATAACCAAACTGCATGACGCCCTAATGATATAGTGTCCAAAGCTGCTTCACTGGCCAAAGGTGACCAACAATGTCGACTAGATAGGGAGCACAACAGATTCAGAAACAGTTACGCTTTCACGTTCATTGATAATGCATACGAGTTGAGTAGCTTGTTGAGTTTTACTGCTCACGGCAGGTTTTGATTGTTGATGTTACACTTGGCAATTCACATTAGGTTGTTTACAGATCATTTGGGTGGAGAACAACAGCTGAAGCATACTTTACAGCACCAGAATGAACGCACTTTTCACTCAACAAGGCGTTTTACGTTGGGAAACATATAAGACAAATAACGTGTTTTATACCAGCTCCTCTGGTGTTCTTGTTTCGCCTTCATTGCAGCAGCATTGACAACACAAGCAGCCTCCACAGCACGCCATCTTCAGCAACACGCCTGATCACATGACCATCACACAGGGCAGCTGCGGTATTCAAGCGAGCACCGGCTGCGCAGATTTAACGCAGACGCGCTTAATTCAAGCGCGTAGCAGCTGCGCCTTTTCAACGCAAAATCCGCACGTACTAGTATGCTATGCAACCAAAGTCCCTTTCAGGGGAATATTTCTGTAGTCTTTGTATGCAACCCACTAATCTATGATATGCATACAAGTGATAAAGCTAATTTTCGCAAAAAATCAGCTTTATCAAATCGGGTAACatgaaatttaaaagaactaCAAAACCCATCAGAGATATAAAACAAAAGGTCCAAATTATGACAAGTGccaatttatctttttttatctcctgattatgactttatttcattatttcaaaatgttgtcACAATTTCGACTTTTCACGTCATAACTATGACGTTCATTCTTTAATTATGAGTTAATATATCATTTCGAAGTTGCTTTTACAATGGGCCGCTGTGGGGGATGGGAGTGCGTACGTGTGGAGTCCCCCAGATATTTGTATGACAAATATATCATGTGAGATTAAACTAAAGGcttcaaatgaaagaaaacagtttggaTAGATGTattaacttttcttttctttttgtgtggATTTACGCGAGTGTAggctaattaattattaatcactCCATGTGGTGTGTTtacatcacacacgatgacagaCGCTGCATCCAATGGGAAAGTCCTTTGGCGGCGAGGGGCGTGGTCGGAGTGAAGGGGGAGTGGCCCATAGCACACCAGCCTCTTTGTCGTCCATGCTGTCCGCACACGCTGTTTAGCAGAGCTCGGGTACAGCGCCGCCCTGGGACTGCGCTCTCCTCTCTTAACTCCTGGAGGATTGGGAAAAGGCTGAAGGTAATGGAGGAAAGgcgtttttatacttttaaaggGTCGACGTGACCGTTTCGGTTTCGGTTCGGTTAATTAGAGGGACCGGTGCAGTCACGCGGAACCGCATGTCCTGAGCTatggaaatattaaaagatGCAAAATCACTAAAAAGTTATCATGCCGTATACATTTGTCACTATTTGTTGCATGCATTGATTgtctgttaaaaatattattcttaaAAGCAACATTCTTTTGAATGAACGTGTCTTTCTTGTGAAGTAGGCACATTATGAACTCGCAAGTATTAATGCGTGATCGTcgtgataataaaaatattatttattcatagaGCTATTTCAAGGTACTCCAATTCACTTTACGATATGTTCATGGACTTTTACAATCATTTATGGCGAGATCGGGAGTAATCAATAACTTACTTTTGGTGTAACACTTGTATCGTATTTGAAAAAAGACCTGATCGCAATATTAAGTTTCATTCAGGAGCATTAGGATGATTGGCAATTAGTGCTAATTATTTTCGCTGTcagtaataaatattcaatttaaataatgctgTCTTAAAGTATATtagctaaaatatattaatcatcTAATGTTTTATGCcactaaaataatgtttcataattttacacagtttatatattcaaatggCATGGGCACAGTATGAGAACATGCTGTTCTGGATAATGTATCCCACAATTCAGTGGGACTGACATTTCTACTGTGACATGGTCATTGCATCTGCACTTATTATATGAACAGAGCGCTGGcatctttatataaaatgtattcgtaaatgcataaaaaatgttttttgcaggATTATAGTTGAAtccttaatttctagcgattatcatcgatttgattacagagaccgtctctgcatttaataacaaatagttCATACTTGACATTATACATACCTATaattgtattctcctatttgatactgtcaGTTTTTTGATACaagctatattaataaaagtgacTGAATAAGTAGtagaatgaaaaatgaaaattcagtcattaattattcacccttgTGTCCTTCCAAATTTCAGCGGCTCAGCTATAATTTTAGtaacaagaatactttttgaaataatttaattcaacaatTTGCCATTGTGGAGACgactcaattaaaaaaatatccctAGTTTCCTGTACAGTTAGTTTGGTGACGGTCTAGCCTcatgtgttcatattgtaatgaatattgtaataatattgtaatgtattttcaaCCCTGGACACAGGAAACATGGTGAACCAAAGAGCAGACACAGGTTGGCAGTCCTCTAAGAGCGACTCCAGCGGGGTCAGTAACAGTGGAGAGAGCTCCAAAGAGAGCTCCAGGTGCTCGACCCCGGTGCTGGACGCTGACCGCACCGACCGGCTGCGGGACAAGATGAAGAGGCGGATTGAGTCTGGGGACCGCTGGTTCTCGCTGGAGTTCTTCCCACCTCGCACAGCGTCTGGAGCGGTCAATCTTATCTCCAGGTGGGCAAGAAGAAATTGCTTTAGTGTGTAATTTGTTGAATCTCACATAAATCgtatttcccaaaaaaaaaaaaaaaaaaaaaaaaaacatatacgtTTTTGCATAGGTTTGTAATAGGAGTTgtgatttatcttttatttatccTTTTGTCTATATTGTCTAGGTCAGTGTGTTAAAATGAGCTTCTGGAGGGCCACAGCCTTGGCAGATTTAGCTTCAGCCTTAATTAATTCCACCAGATCCAGCTAAACAGGTCATTCAGGCTTATTTCAAAGCTGCGTGTTGGAACTAAATATTTAGGACTGTGCCTCTTCAGGAGCTTAGATTGACGTCCCTGTTGTGGGTtgtttattttgggtgaaaatcaaaagaaaacgGTTCTGTagcaaaagtgacagcaaaccTCGGTTTGCAGCTAAAATGCTAAAGAAGGTGGTGTCATGATCATAAAACATGGGCAGTTAGAGCACCAAGATGAAGATGATCCTCTGCCAGGGTCAGACAAATCAGtgatttaaatattatcaaACAGAGCCATTTTAAAGAGTGATAACCTGATTCTCCAACTTCTCTAAAGAATCTGGCAGATGTTCTGATAATATTCAGGCAGAGTAGGGGATTTGATTCATGAGTATATTTTGTTATGCTGGTTAAAAGTCTCTTCACATCCTCATAGCAGTCACTAAGTTAATGGGTCTTAATGAATCCATATGCGTTTATATAATCTGTGGAAGGCATAGGAGCATAAAATGTTTGTCCGATAATATACCTGTGGTTAGAGGATTGTGATTGGCTGTCCGACCTGTCACTGTATGTATGGGATCTTATGCTTTCATAGCTAGCTTGTTATTGCTAGCCTTTCCGAAATAGCCTTCCCTAACATTAAAAGCTGTGTGAATCCTATTATAAGAGGGTTGGACGTAAACAAGCAGCCTAAGAGGTAAAATAACTTTGTAACATTGCCCATTATTGTTCACATTTGTTCTTTATGTGTTAGATTTGACCGGATGGGTTCTGGAGGTCCTCTTTTCATTGATGTCACTTGGCATCCGGCTGGAGATCCGGGCTCGGATAAAGAAACATCTTCCATGATGATAGCAAGCACAGCAGTCAATTACTGTGGCCTGGAGAGCGTCCTGCATTTGACATGCTGCAATCAGACAAAGGAGAAAATAACAGACCATTTGAGTAAAGCCAAGCGGCTAGGGCTAAAGAATATCATGGCCTTGAGAGGAGGTATGATCAGGGAATGATCTGACGCACATTTTCCAAAGGCTTTATTTTACACCTTTCTACGGCAGCATCCTAATAGCCAGGGTTCCTCATAAGTGACTGACCTTTAACACTTGTGAAACTagagttttactgtaatttgtgtgaccctggagcataAACCCAGCCTCGAGTAGCACATAGTTGCATTGTCggacaaatattgtcctatcctaacaaatcatacatcaaTAGTAAGCTTATTTATCCAGTCCAAAAATGTACACCTAAAGGGTTACtacaccctaaaatgaaaattttgtcttTAACCCTCATGCTATTCCTAatccgtaaaagctttgttgaTCTTTTGGAGCtcaattgaagatattttggatgagaaCCGGGAgacttgtgactgtcccattgactgattaaagacaaactttaattttggggtggtgTAACCctttaagactggttttgtggtacaGGGTCacataaaaaggtaaaatggtctgtttttaaatagattaaaattaattttaattttttacattaaaatcagTCCATCCACCATAACAGAGAATCCTTTTTTTCTGCAGATCCTATTGGGGAAGACTGGGTGGAGGAAGATGGCGGTTTTAACTATGCTACAGATCTGGTCAAGCACATTCGCTGTGAATTCGATGATTACTTCGATATCTGCGTTGCAGGTGAGAAAGAAAAGCAGGTTATCGTGTTTGCCAAATTGCTATTTGGATAAAGTTGACAAAAAATAGGCTTACACTGATGTAGAATCTGTTTGCTCTTGCAAATCTTAAATTCACCGGCTCAAACCCATCACAAATGTAATGATAGGTTACCCGACGGGCCACCCAGAGGCGGAGAGCTACGAGGATGACCTCAGGTACCTGAAGGAGAAAGTAGATGCTGGTGCGCACTTCATCGTCACCCAGCTCTTCTTCAGGGCAGAAACCTTCCTCAAATTTGTCAAAGACTGCCGGGCCATTGGCATCACCTGCCCCATTCTCCCCGGAATATTCCCCATTCAGGTACATGAATGCGTGAACAGTTACTAACCAATCACAGCACCTCAGAGATGTGGATGCCATCCAATGATCTAATCAACCAAACATATGATGTCGTATCATTGCAAAAGACCAATTAAGGTCCACTTTTAATGTACCATGTCGAACATCATAATGGGTTGTCTTGGGATTTATACAATGTTGTGattcattaatcatttttattgcaatacatTTGAGTACAAACAAAGGTCATATAGTTCAAGTAGTGTTGTCAGATAAGACTACTGTTTATCTGTGAGCTACTTTTTGACCCATATGTTGTGTTTCGGTCATTTTGACCTAGAGAGGGTTTACTTTTACCTGAAAATTACTCATTTTTGaccatgaacaaaaaaattagGTTGGGGGTTACGGCGTTGGTGGAGGGTCGAATGCAAAGCTGTTGGATTACTTTATGTATCATTCACCTATAAGAAGACTTGTAATATTACGTGTTTTGTAGTATAAATTCTCACTCAGTCGCCGGTCTAAAGTAGCCTCGTGTGAGAAACCTTATGTCAAAATTTAAgcaataattttcattttcctctCTGTTGGATTTAATTTGAGAATAATATTATCATTCAGACTTGTTGCAATTAAAACTATGCTCAAGTGCACTGAGGGTAAAAGCTACTTTAAATGCAAAGGATGGTCACACCAAATGTTCATTAAATTAAGTCAATAGAAGTTAATTGATAAAGAGACAACTCTATTTGTGACTCTATTGTTTTTGACAGCATcctcatttttacacaaataccTAAAACTAACAGTACTGTAGCTTTGCCGGTAGGTTTCCTAAAGCTTCTTGGAGACATTGGCAAGTTCTTGTGGATGGAGTCTGctgatgatgatcagatctcTGTGAAGCATTGGCTGTCGTCAGCTAAAAATCTCACTGGGTTATTACAATTTatggcaaaatgaatgtttggaaataGTATGGAGGAAGTTTAGATGTCACTGAACTTCTCTTTGATTTCAGTGTGCCGttcagaaaaatgtatattgattCTCTCTTTTCATTCTTCAAAGTTTGAATCTCCATTGTTTGCGCAGGGGTATCACTCACTCCGGCAGCTGGTCAAACTCTCCAAACTGGAAGTGCCAGAGGAGATCAAGCAGGTGATTGAACCCATCAAGGACAACGATGCTGCCATTCGCAACTACGGCATCACGCAGGCGGTGGAGATGTGTAAGGTTCTTCTGGCCAGCGGAGAGGTCCCTGGCCTGCACTTTTACACACTTAACAGAGAGGTGGCCACCATGGAAGTTCTCAGACAGCTGGGCTTATGGGCAGAGGATCCCCGGTGAGTGAGCGTGTTAATCTGCTCCTGTTCTTTATGAAAGGAAATACATTCCTGATGCACATGCCGACTTGAAAGATGTTATGCTATTGGTTAACAAGGAAATAGAGACTGTGCATTACAGTGAAGGCTCTTGTTAAACCACTGTATTTGAATTCTGTATAGCTTTTATATAATGGGGCCCTAGGATTTCTGTGTTGGAATCCAGACATCAAGATGGAATTTACAGTATAACGtggaatttatatatatattggttattatttaaaaggctTTCATTATAGTAATGGGAATTTGAGAAAACTTAAAGGTAAAATATGGCCAGGAAGTTATTTTGACAGGATTCATAAGTCACCTCTTTGCATTAATCTTTTTACTTTTAGGCGACCTCTACCCTGGGCCATCAGCGCTCATCCGAAGCGCAAGGTAGAAGACGTCAGGCCAATCTTTTGGGCTTCCCGACCCAAAAGCTACATCTATAGAACGCAAGACTGGGATGACTTTCCCAACGGAAGATGGTACATGCATTGAAATATTTCTTGTCTGACCTTCTGTGTGCATGGTGCGAGGCCAAAAAGTTTAGCAATGCTGTATGTCTGCCATCTCGTCAGGGGTAACTCCTCCTCACCAGCCTTTGGCGAGCTGACAGACTACTACCTGTTCTACCTGAAGAGTAAATCTCCGAAAGAGGCACTCCTGCAGATGTGGGGTGAGGAACTAATGAACGAGGAGAGTGTTTATGAAGTCTTCACCAACTACATCACCGGCCAAACCAACCGCAGTGGACACAAGGTAGAATCGTAAGGCCTATATCAGTATCATAGTTCACTGTGGTAGGTGCGTTTACACAGGCACAATTGCTTCATGCCAAGGAACATCAAGTAATACACAAATATAGTGCACAGCGACAAGTCTAAACAAGCCAAGACAAGGAAGAACTTGTCACGAAGGAGCATGGTTTGTACaaatttttaaagggatagttcacccttAAGATAAACATTTCGGGACAGTTTATTCACCCTCAAAGTTAAAGGGGACCAGAAACAgtcaaaatatcttgttttatgTTCAAGAAAGAATCTCGTACAACTTGAGGGTGTGTCAATTTTAGAAGAACTGTCCTTTTAATTCCTTATGAAAAAGGCATTTCCACGTAGCTACTCCAATGATTCCTATCCTGCTGCTCTCCATAGGTCATGTGTCTACCGTGGAACGACGATCCTCTAGCTCCGGAGACCAACCTGCTGAAGGATGAGCTGGAGAAGGTGAACCGCAGAGGGGTTCTGACCATTAACTCTCAACCCAACATTAACGGCAAACCCTCATCTGACCCCATTGTGGGCTGGG includes:
- the mthfr gene encoding methylenetetrahydrofolate reductase, whose amino-acid sequence is MVNQRADTGWQSSKSDSSGVSNSGESSKESSRCSTPVLDADRTDRLRDKMKRRIESGDRWFSLEFFPPRTASGAVNLISRFDRMGSGGPLFIDVTWHPAGDPGSDKETSSMMIASTAVNYCGLESVLHLTCCNQTKEKITDHLSKAKRLGLKNIMALRGDPIGEDWVEEDGGFNYATDLVKHIRCEFDDYFDICVAGYPTGHPEAESYEDDLRYLKEKVDAGAHFIVTQLFFRAETFLKFVKDCRAIGITCPILPGIFPIQGYHSLRQLVKLSKLEVPEEIKQVIEPIKDNDAAIRNYGITQAVEMCKVLLASGEVPGLHFYTLNREVATMEVLRQLGLWAEDPRRPLPWAISAHPKRKVEDVRPIFWASRPKSYIYRTQDWDDFPNGRWGNSSSPAFGELTDYYLFYLKSKSPKEALLQMWGEELMNEESVYEVFTNYITGQTNRSGHKVMCLPWNDDPLAPETNLLKDELEKVNRRGVLTINSQPNINGKPSSDPIVGWGPAGGYVFQKSYLEFFTSSENVTALLQVLKKYEPRVNYHIVNVQGRNITNAHDMQPNAVTWGIFPGREIVQPTVVDPVSFMYWKDEAFALWIEQWAKLYEDESPSRMIIQYIHDNYFLVNLVDNDFPLDSCLWQVIEDMFALLDSPRETQDEGSES